One genomic region from Clarias gariepinus isolate MV-2021 ecotype Netherlands chromosome 22, CGAR_prim_01v2, whole genome shotgun sequence encodes:
- the LOC128510415 gene encoding epidermal differentiation-specific protein-like, with product MTREYSGSVTESFNFSNSTQISVGTKFEVTLFGAKTENTINISNTFTVEKGHSETKTTTNSVKVSLPASIPPHTKLTVNMVRKQVSVTVPVKLTITTGFTTKVEYGEYRCEDGNSIHAEYKEEKI from the coding sequence ATGACTCGAGAGTATTCAGGATCCGTCACTGAGAGCTTCAACTTTAGCAATTCCACACAGATTAGTGTGGGAACCAAATTTGAAGTTACACTGTTTGGTGCCAAAACAGAGAACACCATAAATATCAGTAACACCTTTACCGTGGAGAAGGGTCACAGCGAAACCAAAACCACAACTAACAGTGTTAAAGTCTCCTTGCCGGCCAGCATTCCTCCTCACACCAAGCTCACGGTGAACATGGTGAGGAAGCAGGTGTCTGTTACGGTTCCAGTCAAGCTGACCATCACCACCGGCTTTACCACTAAGGTTGAGTATGGAGAGTACAGGTGTGAGGATGGGAATTCTATTCACGCTGAATACAAGGAGGAGAAGATCTAG